CCTAACGAAAGGTGGCCCCGAGGTCCTTGGGGCGGGGGCGGACATCAAGAACACCTTCACCCTTCTCAAGGACGACCAGGCCGTCGTGAGCCAGCACATCGGGGACATGGAAAACGCCGAAACCCTCGGTTTCTTCGAAGAGGCTCTCCGGAACCTGTCTTCGGTGTACAGAGCCGCCCCCGCGGCCATAGCCCACGATCTTCATCCCGGGTACTTCTCCACCCGGTGGGCCCTTAGGCAGAGAGGGTGCAGGCTCGTCCCCGTGCAGCACCACCACGCCCATGTCGCATCGGTCATGGCCGAGTGGGGCCTGGAGGGCCCCGTGATAGGCGCGGCCCTGGATGGGGCGGGCTACGGCACGGACGGCACGCTCTGGGGCGGGGAGTTCCTCGTGGCGGAGGGGCCGGGCTTCAGGCGGGCGGGGCACTTCTGTCCCTTGAGGCTTCCCGGCGGGGAGCAGGCCGTCCGGGAGCCCTGGCGGGTGGCTGCCGCCTGGGTGGGCGAGGTCATGGGCGAGGACGCGGAAGAACACCTTGCGGAGCTGGGGTTTTTCGACCGTTACGGGGAGAAACGGGTGAGAAGCGTCCTTCGGATAAGCACCCTGCCGGAGTTTTCTCCCCTCTCCTCGGGGGCGGGGAGGCTCTTTGACGCCGTAAGCGCCCTCCTCGGGCTCTGCGACCTGAACACTTTCGAGGGCGAGGCGCCCATGGCCCTGGAGGCCCAGGTGGAGCCCGGCGTGGAGGACGCTTACTCCTTCCGCATCCTGCCGGGAGACCCGTTTCGGGTGGATTTCTCCGGAGCCCTCATCCGTATAATAGGCGACATGAGGGCGGGCACGGGCGTTGGCGTCGTCGCGGCCCGGCTGCACAACACGGTGGCCGCCGCGGTCCTGGCGGCCGTGGAGGCGGTCTCCGCGGCTGCGGGCCTCCGGGTGGTCGCCTTGAGCGGGGGCTCCTTCCAGAACGAGCACCTCCTGGCCTCCGTCCGCGCGGGGCTTGAGGCGCGGGGTCTTGCGGCCTATCACAACCGGTCCGTCCCCCTGAACGACGGGGGCGTCTCCCTGGGGCAGGCCTGGGTGGCCAGGGCCGTCCTCCGTGCGGAGAGGACCTAGAGAAAGCGTGTGTGGGCCCCGGTGGGCCCGGATGCAAACAGAACAGGAGGAAAGTCCATGCAACGAAGCGAGAAGCTCACGATGTTCCTGCTCGGGGTCCTCACGGCCCTGGTCATGGTTTTCGCCCTCGGGGCAGCCGGCAACGACGTTGGCCGCTACAGGCTCGGCACCACGGAGGAGGGTGTCTACGTCATCGACACGTCAACGGGGGTGACCAAGCAGGTCGTGGACCCCATCCGGGAGCTGCAGCTGGGGATTCCCTTCGAGAAAATGGTGACCAGGACGCCGAAGCTCCCGACCGAATAGCCCATGGGAACAGGCGGCGGGGACGCGAGGACAGGGGAGCTTTCCCGGGCCATCGCCGGGCTTGCCCGGAGGACCGGGCCCGTCAGACTCATGGAGGTCTGCGGCACGCACACGGTGGCCATATTCCGCCATGGCATAAGGAGCCTCCTGCCCGAGGGCATCACGCTTTTGAGCGGGCCGGGCTGTCCGGTCTGCGTGACCGCCCTGAAGGACGTGGATACGGCGGTGGCCGCCTCCCTTGCGCCAGGGGTGGTGCTGGCCACCTTCGGCGACATGATGCGGGTCCCGGGAAGCCGCTCCTCGCTCTATGAGGCCCGGGCCGAGGGGGCGGACGTCCGGGTGGTCTACTCCCCCATGGAAGCTCTCCGGATGGCGGAGGAGAACCCGCGCCTCACGGTAGTCTTCTTCGCCACGGGGTTTGAGACCACTTCCCCCCTCGTGGCTGCCACCCTCGGGGAGGCCGAGAAAAGGGGAGTGGAGAATTTTCTTGTCCACCCCGTGCACAAGCTCGTCCCTCCCGCCCTCCGTGCTCTCCTTGAGGCCGGGGAGGCGGCCGTGGACGGCTTCATCCTCCCGGGCCACGTGAGCGCGGTCATCGGCTCCCGTCCCTACGGCTTCATCCCCGGGGACTACGGGGTGCCCGCCGTGGTCACGGGCTTCGAGGCCGCGGACATCCTCGAGGGCATCCTCATGCTCCTTGCCGACATGCTCTCGGAAGGTCCTCTGCGGGTTGGCGTTCAGTACACCCGTGCCGTGCGCGAGGAGGGCAACCCCCGGGCCGTGGCTTTCATCGAGGAGTGCTTCGAGCCCGAGGACGCCCACTGGCGGGGCATCGGCACCATCCCCCGAAGCGGTCTCGGCTTGAGGGAAGCCCTGAGGCACAGGGACGCGCGGACGGTCCTTTCCCTCTCGGTGCCGGATGCCCCGGAGCCCCGGGGCTGCGCATGCGGCGAGGTCCTGAGGGGCCTGAAAGTCCCTTCCGACTGTCCCCTCTTCGGCAAGGCGTGCACCCCCCGGCGCCCCGTGGGGCCCTGC
This genomic window from Nitrospirota bacterium contains:
- the hypF gene encoding carbamoyltransferase HypF, with the protein product RFHSVPNACPACGPSVRLLSGGLSLPGDEAVGEAVRLLQRGSILAVKGLGGFHLACNARDALAVERLRERKRRSNKPFALMARDLEAVRRFCHVTEAEEDLLRSPARPIVLLRKRPGCALPEAISPANARLGFMLPYTPLHEIIMEGLELAVMSSGNRADEPIQIDGEEAGEALRDIAEGFLVHDREIFMRTDDSVAACPRGCGGPVFIRRARGYAPAPIALTKGGPEVLGAGADIKNTFTLLKDDQAVVSQHIGDMENAETLGFFEEALRNLSSVYRAAPAAIAHDLHPGYFSTRWALRQRGCRLVPVQHHHAHVASVMAEWGLEGPVIGAALDGAGYGTDGTLWGGEFLVAEGPGFRRAGHFCPLRLPGGEQAVREPWRVAAAWVGEVMGEDAEEHLAELGFFDRYGEKRVRSVLRISTLPEFSPLSSGAGRLFDAVSALLGLCDLNTFEGEAPMALEAQVEPGVEDAYSFRILPGDPFRVDFSGALIRIIGDMRAGTGVGVVAARLHNTVAAAVLAAVEAVSAAAGLRVVALSGGSFQNEHLLASVRAGLEARGLAAYHNRSVPLNDGGVSLGQAWVARAVLRAERT
- the hypD gene encoding hydrogenase formation protein HypD is translated as MGTGGGDARTGELSRAIAGLARRTGPVRLMEVCGTHTVAIFRHGIRSLLPEGITLLSGPGCPVCVTALKDVDTAVAASLAPGVVLATFGDMMRVPGSRSSLYEARAEGADVRVVYSPMEALRMAEENPRLTVVFFATGFETTSPLVAATLGEAEKRGVENFLVHPVHKLVPPALRALLEAGEAAVDGFILPGHVSAVIGSRPYGFIPGDYGVPAVVTGFEAADILEGILMLLADMLSEGPLRVGVQYTRAVREEGNPRAVAFIEECFEPEDAHWRGIGTIPRSGLGLREALRHRDARTVLSLSVPDAPEPRGCACGEVLRGLKVPSDCPLFGKACTPRRPVGPCMVSSEGSCAAYYRYGGLVARG